The following proteins are co-located in the Apium graveolens cultivar Ventura chromosome 5, ASM990537v1, whole genome shotgun sequence genome:
- the LOC141661696 gene encoding high mobility group B protein 15-like, protein MDEQGKMAMASSSCVAAKQSSLPAVSYHPYPQPLARYEDVKVSRELFMDTLGKLHATMGTKFMIPVIGGKDLDLHRLFIEVTSRGGVWKILNEKKWKEVTATFSFPSSATNASFILRKYYLSLLQHYEQIYYFKAKGWTESADYLHNVPNVTASSNRLDAPVSPSIVQEPTLKSQKIAAQSLSGGTPAPFTVVGVIDGKFECGYLVTVTLGSETLKGVLYQTPKNAADQVIPNHSTSKTMANLPTTTGVQRRRRRKKCEMRKRDPAHPKPNRSGYNFFFAEQHARLKPLYPGKDRDISRIIGDLWNKLNEAGKAVYQEKAVKDKERYRIEMDDYKEMLKTGQVISNVLPNKQQPLEIDINMIDADAKIEAEGGGSPQTPQTELSSGYGDRSKLDNITADRDNVMVKAHGVEIKAQNIGMVSLVDKKTLEVHNGVVNKGQEGIELMETNDHMESQKKSAPSEGKESEEPEQRETAANEVSTEEKLLSREDTTKRELDLLNGRYLVN, encoded by the exons ATGGATGAGCAGGGTAAGATGGCAATGGCTTCATCATCTTGTGTTGCTGCAAAACAAAGCTCTTTGCCAGCAGTGAGTTATCATCCATATCCACAGCCTTTGGCTAGATATGAGGATGTTAAAGTTTCTAGAGAACTCTTCATGGATACACTGGGGAAACTCCATGCTACAATGGGAACAAAATTCAT GATCCCTGTTATAGGGGGAAAGGACCTGGATCTGCATCGCCTTTTTATAGAGGTCACTTCGCGCGGAGGTGTTTGGAAG ATTTTGAATGAGAAAAAGTGGAAAGAAGTTACTGCTACTTTTAGCTTTCCTTCCTCTGCAACAAATGCTTCCTTCATTTTGCGCAAATACTATCTGTCATTGCTTCAGCACTATGAACAGATTTACTATTTTAAGGCAAAAGGGTGGACTGAATCCGCTG ATTATTTACATAATGTCCCAAATGTGACGGCTTCTAGTAATCGGCTGGATGCACCTGTATCACCATCAATTGTTCAAGAGCCTACCTTGAAATCACAGAAAATTGCAGCACAGTCGCTATCTGGAG GAACTCCAGCTCCTTTTACTGTGGTTGGGGTAATTGATGGTAAATTTGAATGTGGATATCTTGTTACTGTTACCCTTGGGTCTGAGACACTCAAAGGTGTCCTTTACCAAACTCCAAAAAATGCAGCTGACCAAGTAATACCAAATCACAGTACATCAAAAACGATGGCCAATTTGCCTACGACAACCGGTGTGCAGCGACGCAGGCGCAGAAAGAAATGTGAGATGAGAAAGAGGGATCCTGCACATCCAAAACCCAACAGAAGTGGGTATAATTTCTTTTTTGCGGAGCAGCATGCAAGGCTGAAACCTCTGTATCCAGGAAAGGACAGAGACATCAGTAGGATCATTGGTGACTTGTGGAACAAATTAAATGAAGCTGGAAAAGCG GTATATCAAGAAAAAGCTGTCAAAGACAAAGAAAGGTACAGGATTGAAATGGATGATTACAAAGAAATGTTAAAGACAGGTCAAGTTATTAGCAACGTTTTACCAAATAAGCAACAGCCTCTTGAGATTGATATTAATATGATAGATGCGGATGCAAAGATTGAAGCTGAGGGTGGAGGTTCTCCACAAACTCCTCAAACTGAGTTGAGTTCTGGGTATGGTGACAGGAGCAAGTTAGACAATATAACTGCAGACAGGGACAATGTTATGGTTAAGGCCCATGGAGTAGAGATAAAAGCTCAAAACATCGGTATGGTATCTTTGGTCGACAAAAAGACATTAGAGGTACATAACGGAGTTGTcaataaaggacaggaaggtatTGAACTCATGGAGACTAATGATCATATGGAGTCGCAGAAAAAATCTGCACCCAGTGAGGGAAAAGAATCAGAGGAACCAGAACAAAGAGAAACAGCAGCAAACGAAGTGAGTACGGAGGAAAAACTACTAAGTAGGGAAGATACAACCAAAAGAGAACTGGACCTATTGAATGGCAGGTACCTGGTAAATTAA
- the LOC141660868 gene encoding secreted RxLR effector protein 161-like encodes MLCTRPDIYFSVGRVSRYQSNQGHEHWSAVKTILKYLRRTKEYKLVYKSSDLLPLGYTDSDFQTDKDKRKSTSGYIFTLGGGVVIWRSVKQKCIADSTMEAEYVAASEAAKEAIWFRNFLLDLDVVPNLPRES; translated from the coding sequence atgttatgtacgaggcctgataTCTATTTTTCCGTGGGCAGGGTTAGCCGATACCAGTCAAACCAAGGACatgaacattggagtgcagtaaaaacaaTACTCAAGTACTTGCGTAGAACTAAGGAGTATAAGTTAGTTTACAAGTCCTCAGATTTGTTGCCTCTGGGATATACCGATTCAGATTTCCAGAcagataaggataagagaaagtcCACCTCAGGATatatttttactttgggaggtggagtcGTAATATGGAGGAGTGTGAAGCAGAAATGCATAGCAGACTCTACCATGGAAGCCGAGTatgtggcggcctctgaggcaGCCAAAGAGGCTATATGGTTCCGAAACTTCCTGCTGGATTTGGATGTAGTTCCTAATTTGCCACGGGAATCAtga